In one Halanaerobium saccharolyticum subsp. saccharolyticum DSM 6643 genomic region, the following are encoded:
- a CDS encoding SHOCT domain-containing protein codes for MPFFYSGIWMLPMFIMPIMAFLMITFLYKKGFFDTIINTFNEQKANSNFNQNDLLENKNKDVFEIINLRYAKGEISKEEYQELKNELSN; via the coding sequence ATGCCATTTTTCTATAGTGGAATCTGGATGCTGCCAATGTTTATTATGCCGATAATGGCCTTTTTGATGATCACTTTTCTTTATAAAAAAGGATTTTTCGATACTATTATTAATACATTTAATGAGCAAAAAGCGAATTCTAATTTCAACCAAAATGATTTATTAGAAAATAAGAATAAAGATGTTTTTGAAATTATTAATTTAAGATATGCAAAAGGTGAAATATCAAAAGAAGAATATCAAGAATTAAAAAACGAATTAAGTAATTGA
- a CDS encoding ArsR/SmtB family transcription factor has protein sequence MIIINNKDINKLSELFQLLAEKNRLKILFALEAEPLSVTEITKVTELSQPLVSFHLKALNEAGLIEKFRKSSFVFNKLSDKNLLFLIKSFINFSDGEFEKKENKSDSTFPFPPFCPPWK, from the coding sequence GTGATCATAATTAATAATAAGGATATAAATAAATTATCTGAGCTGTTCCAATTATTAGCGGAAAAAAATAGATTAAAAATACTTTTTGCTTTAGAAGCTGAACCACTTTCGGTTACAGAAATAACCAAAGTGACTGAATTATCACAGCCATTAGTTTCTTTTCATTTAAAGGCCTTAAACGAGGCCGGCTTGATAGAAAAATTCAGAAAATCATCTTTTGTTTTTAATAAACTGTCAGATAAAAATTTATTGTTTTTAATTAAAAGTTTTATTAATTTTAGTGACGGAGAATTTGAAAAGAAAGAAAATAAAAGTGATTCTACTTTTCCTTTTCCACCATTTTGTCCACCCTGGAAATAG
- the zupT gene encoding zinc transporter ZupT: MDPVVFAFLLTLFAGLATGIGSILAFFSKTRNSSFLSISLGFSAGVMIYVSFVEIFFKAEEALISYYGQGKGQWITVLSFFVGILIIALIDRLVPEYENPHEPRSDRDLSHLKADDFEDNEELERMGVFSALAIAIHNFPEGLATFAAALSDPALGISIAIAIALHNIPEGISVSVPIYYSTGSKKKALFYSFISGLAEPFGALIGYFVLRSLFNDMVFGFLFGTVAGIMVYISIDELLPTSRKYGKEHQEIYGFIAGMGVMAVSLLLF; this comes from the coding sequence ATGGATCCGGTAGTCTTTGCATTTTTGTTGACTCTTTTTGCAGGTTTAGCAACAGGTATTGGTAGTATTTTAGCTTTTTTTAGTAAAACAAGAAACTCTTCTTTTTTATCTATTTCTCTAGGCTTTTCTGCAGGTGTTATGATCTATGTTTCATTTGTAGAAATATTTTTTAAAGCTGAAGAAGCTTTAATTTCATATTATGGTCAGGGAAAAGGCCAGTGGATAACAGTACTTTCGTTTTTTGTAGGAATTTTAATTATTGCTCTAATTGATAGATTAGTACCTGAATATGAAAATCCACATGAACCTCGTTCTGACCGAGATTTGTCTCATTTAAAAGCTGATGATTTTGAAGATAATGAGGAGTTGGAAAGAATGGGAGTTTTTTCAGCTTTGGCAATTGCTATTCATAATTTTCCTGAAGGACTGGCTACTTTTGCAGCAGCTTTAAGTGATCCAGCTTTAGGAATTTCTATTGCAATTGCGATTGCTCTTCATAATATTCCGGAAGGTATTTCTGTATCTGTTCCTATTTATTATTCTACAGGGAGTAAAAAGAAAGCCTTATTTTATTCATTTATTTCTGGTTTAGCAGAGCCTTTTGGTGCTTTGATAGGTTATTTTGTTCTGCGATCACTCTTTAATGATATGGTTTTTGGATTTTTATTTGGTACAGTAGCAGGGATTATGGTTTACATTTCTATTGACGAATTATTACCGACATCGAGAAAATATGGTAAAGAACATCAGGAAATCTATGGTTTTATAGCTGGAATGGGAGTAATGGCAGTTAGTTTGCTTTTATTCTAG